One Roseimaritima multifibrata DNA window includes the following coding sequences:
- a CDS encoding Gfo/Idh/MocA family protein, protein MNRPTRRNFLKHAAATGIVASTTISGTKSSGQVIGANDRVRVAIAGINGRGKIHMGDLGGIKNVEITHLVDPDSRLFASRSATVERYSGKKPKCVQDIREVLEDPTVDAVTIATPNHWHALMTIWACQAGKDVYVEKPCSHNIVEGRRMVEAAQKYGRIVQHGTQWRSDPKWQAYTTDIRDGKYGKLETASIQIFRPRKSIGIKNPIQPPRELDYDLWTGPAPLNPYRTNLVHYRWHWMWDYGNGEIGNLGSHEIEMVRWAMPASASPKSVVSLGGRYGYEDQADTPNTQLTLYDFGDAKVVCQQRGLHFDKPLKMSIDFHTDEGVIKEGKFYLHGKETGEVIEGAPVSGLPENSARAHLQNFIDCVRSRKSEDLASDVLDGHRTAVMAHLGNISYRLGKEASFRNEPHPLSENQFASDSFEGMKRHLVDTASLNLSNASYRLGPTLPFDATTETFLDNSKANQLLSGTYRSGFELPSFTS, encoded by the coding sequence ATGAATCGACCGACGCGTCGCAATTTTTTGAAGCACGCTGCTGCAACCGGTATCGTTGCTTCGACGACAATTTCCGGGACAAAATCGTCTGGCCAAGTCATCGGTGCGAATGATCGAGTTCGTGTTGCGATTGCTGGAATCAATGGCCGTGGAAAAATCCACATGGGCGATTTGGGCGGAATCAAAAATGTCGAAATCACCCATCTGGTCGATCCGGACAGTCGGCTGTTTGCTTCCAGAAGTGCCACCGTCGAACGCTATTCAGGGAAGAAACCGAAGTGTGTGCAAGATATTCGTGAAGTGCTGGAGGACCCGACGGTGGATGCGGTTACGATCGCGACGCCGAATCACTGGCATGCGCTGATGACCATTTGGGCCTGTCAGGCTGGGAAAGATGTGTATGTCGAAAAACCTTGCAGTCACAACATCGTGGAAGGCCGCCGAATGGTTGAAGCGGCCCAGAAGTATGGCCGCATCGTTCAGCACGGCACGCAGTGGCGTTCCGATCCGAAGTGGCAGGCTTACACCACCGACATCCGGGATGGGAAGTACGGCAAGCTGGAAACCGCCAGCATTCAAATCTTCCGTCCTCGCAAAAGTATTGGCATCAAAAATCCGATCCAACCGCCGCGGGAATTGGATTATGACCTGTGGACCGGACCGGCTCCGCTAAATCCCTACCGAACCAATTTGGTGCACTACCGCTGGCACTGGATGTGGGATTATGGCAATGGGGAAATTGGTAATCTTGGGTCTCATGAAATCGAAATGGTACGCTGGGCGATGCCCGCAAGCGCAAGTCCGAAATCCGTTGTCAGTCTGGGAGGGCGTTACGGGTACGAGGATCAGGCAGATACCCCCAATACGCAGTTAACGTTGTATGATTTCGGCGACGCAAAAGTCGTCTGTCAGCAACGTGGCCTGCACTTTGATAAACCGCTGAAAATGAGCATCGATTTTCATACCGACGAAGGGGTCATCAAAGAAGGCAAGTTCTATCTCCATGGTAAGGAGACGGGAGAAGTCATCGAAGGAGCCCCTGTAAGCGGTCTTCCAGAAAATTCCGCGCGAGCTCATCTGCAGAATTTCATCGACTGTGTCCGAAGCCGCAAAAGCGAAGACCTTGCCTCGGATGTCCTTGATGGGCATCGCACGGCGGTTATGGCTCACCTGGGAAATATTTCCTATCGTCTGGGCAAGGAGGCGTCATTTCGCAACGAACCTCATCCCCTTTCTGAAAACCAGTTTGCATCCGATTCGTTCGAAGGTATGAAACGGCATCTGGTCGACACCGCCAGCCTGAATCTATCGAACGCGTCTTATCGGCTTGGTCCGACGCTGCCGTTCGATGCTACGACAGAAACGTTTCTCGATAATTCCAAAGCGAATCAACTACTGAGCGGAACCTATCGCTCCGGCTTTGAATTGCCATCCTTTACTAGCTGA